TGATAGGGGAAACCAAGCAATTCGGGAGATTCCACTCCACGATGATGACTGTGCATATCAGGGCGAGGCTGGTTTTCCTCTAGGTATATTTCATTTAAGCTTTCCATTAGTACTACTTGACAAAATAATACTGCTGCTCCGTGAATCCAGACATATTGTCATTGAATTCAGTGCTCAAATGACATAACAAATGTGTTGAAAAGGTCTGTTAAAACTATGAACACTAATTACTTTGAGTTCGAATGCTTACAGGAGTTGCATTGCTTTGTGCTGCTGGTTTTTTTGGTTATATGCTTGCATTGCTCCAACGCCGGGTTTTAGGGATGGCATCAACAACAAATGTAAGTTCTTCCTGCTGTTTCTATTGTTctgaaaagattaaaaaaaatcatgaacattTGCTAGCAGTATGGTAGAGTTGGCAACTAGAATAAGGACTATAGTATATTTTATCATCTGCCTTTGCTTACCTGAGAGCTAGTATCAATGTTCACCTAGACACTAGACGTAAGCAGACGGTCATCCTGTAACTAGCGTCTAGTTCGTCATCTAAACGTGTCTAGACTGGACGCCAAGCCCTTGACTAGCGTCTAGTCATCGTCTAGACACGCTAAACAACCGTCTACGAGAACACTGGCTAGTATTCAATCATCCTTTGGCTCCAGCCTGTTCAATCACACCGATCCTCGCAAACCTTCTTGATCATCTAAATAAATGATTCAAGTAGATGACATTACAGCTCCAGATAACTAATTTTAGGCAATGCAGTGTTGAAGTCATTTGAATAAGCGTAATGGACTGAAATATCTGTAAAAGAGAGCATACAAAATAATTGATACAATTTGCTTTGTTATCCCTCTATTCCAGACCATTGCTAAAGTTGAGATGATTAGATGATGACCAAACGTATTATCTTTGCTCGCCCTTTTCATGTATTAATTTCACAGTTACATCTTTAAAATACAAATTTCACCATACAGGAACCTAAAACTCCTCCCAGAGCCAGCATTGCAAGTATCCCTCCATATCAGAAGCCTTTAAAGCCTTATGTTCGTCCCCCACTAATCCCAAGGGAAGATGAAGCTGTGAAACAGGAAGGCGAAGAGGGGTTCTTCACCTCAGTCGGCAAACTCATTGGAGGGGCAAAATCGTCCGTATCAGAGATCTTTTCCAAAAAGAAGCGCCTGAGCAGCCAGTACCATCACCAGCAGCGAAGAGCTAACCCTTGGCCAGTGCAAGAAAGCTATGCCATCCCGCATGACGAGACGCCTCCACCTCTGGACACAAGAGCACCAACCCCTCAGAAGAACTACGCCCTCATGACAAAGGAGCCTGAAAAGACACACCACGTCCGCCATGGGCGGCCTTATTTCAACGGCTGGGATGGACACCACCCGCAGCAGCAGCCGGAGCAGCAAATGTACCACTACCAACAGCACCTGCAGCAGCACAGGCAGCACTCTTCCGGCCCGCGAACTTTCTACGAGCAGAGCCGTGAGGCGACAAACGAGATCGTCTTTGGCGCGGTCCAGGAGGTGGACAGCAAGCGGCGTATGGTGGAAATTAAAGCTGTGAACTATGGAGACACGTTCTATGAGCAGTACGGGATGAGGTACCGCAACAATTACATCGGCTACAACAGCAGCAATAACAACAACTATTGAACAGCCAACCTTTGATATTTTAGTTCCTTCATCTTAGTTACATGATTAGACTTGCCGCTTGTTTTCTTAATTGTGATCCTCCACATTGACTgtgacaaaaaaagaagaagaagaaagtggAGGAAGTAGATGTAGTAATGTCCTGTTTCGACTTGTGCAATCGAAAAACTGCGTTTCGAAAGTACATCCTGATCATATATTTCTTAAGAATTTCATGCTGTATATATTTGACTCACATAGATTGCTGTTCATTGGCTTCACTACCTGCTATGGTTATTTCTTGCATTCCTACAGTCTTATATTTGGGAATTGCGATGGCTGCATCGAAGTGTGCCCTGCAGAGTGCAGACctcttgagttgtttgatcaGGCAGCAGCAGAGATAGCCAGATCGAAGTGGATGAGAACTTATGACCTCTCACGTTGAAGCATGTAGCCACTTTATCTCAATGTCTTGAGATTTTGGGCGAGTTAAATTATGCACGGAACTGAATATGGTACCAGAGCTAATAGGCTTTATCAACGCGATTTTGAGAAAACTTCTAATACATGTCTATCCAATACAATTTGAGAAATACTTTTAGCCCACGTAGCGAGTCTGCTGTAGCCTATATGAGAGGAGTGTTGAAGTATATAATCTCCTTCTATTGGTGAGACGATCTAATTCATTAATTCAACCCAGGCTGGTGATACATATTCTCCTTGATAGCACAAATGGTGGGCCGCTGCGAAGCTCTCAGTTCACACATGCCGATAGGCCAGGCAAATCCTGCGAGCCGAGCTGAACTGCTCACTGCATGTAGCGCAGGTGCAATCTGCTACTACACTGCCACAGAGCACTCTATTTTTCCTGAATACTAATACTGTGCCTGTGCGTTACAATAGATCATAAATCTGGCACTCATGCATTGGAGTGATTCCTAATTACAAGCCGGTCATGATAGGTGTACAcggggcaaaaaaaaaaaaaaacagcttgGCCAGTAGCTGGTTTTCTCTACACCCACAAAAAGTTCACACAAATTGCAACCCAGACAGCACGTAGATATCAATACAAAATCTCATCCAGTTACTTCTTCAGTTAAGCCCCAACTGCCCAGAAAACATACAAATTGCATTTCCAATAACAAGCCCAACCAACGCAATTTACTGCAAACGAAACAAAGGAAAAATGACCTGACAAATGAAACTCTGCACGCATCATCAAGAATATATACTGATTCATGACAT
The sequence above is drawn from the Phragmites australis chromosome 10, lpPhrAust1.1, whole genome shotgun sequence genome and encodes:
- the LOC133930466 gene encoding uncharacterized protein LOC133930466, whose protein sequence is MGTRAAGRTTGLPALLAAALLLNALFASASAASSYPARIASRLVSTTASAVAKQLWSLKSAATKTAAAAGRSMVRYEGGYAVETVFDGSKLGIEPHAVEITPAGELLVLDSINSNICRVQLPLSRYSRPKLLAGSPEGLSGHVDGRLREARMNHPKGFTVDDRGNIYVADVMNMAIRKISDTGVTTIAGGKPIRSRHIDGPSDDAKLSTDFDVRYISSSCSLLVIDRGNQAIREIPLHDDDCAYQGEAGFPLGVALLCAAGFFGYMLALLQRRVLGMASTTNEPKTPPRASIASIPPYQKPLKPYVRPPLIPREDEAVKQEGEEGFFTSVGKLIGGAKSSVSEIFSKKKRLSSQYHHQQRRANPWPVQESYAIPHDETPPPLDTRAPTPQKNYALMTKEPEKTHHVRHGRPYFNGWDGHHPQQQPEQQMYHYQQHLQQHRQHSSGPRTFYEQSREATNEIVFGAVQEVDSKRRMVEIKAVNYGDTFYEQYGMRYRNNYIGYNSSNNNNY